The following are encoded in a window of Periplaneta americana isolate PAMFEO1 chromosome 13, P.americana_PAMFEO1_priV1, whole genome shotgun sequence genomic DNA:
- the LOC138712573 gene encoding neuropeptide SIFamide receptor-like — protein MCKTVPYVQGVSVAASVYSLIAVSLDRFLAIWWPLKCQITKRRARFMIFVIWVIALTTTIPWALFFDLVMVFNDAPDVLLCVEVWPDALDGALYFLIANLLFCYILPMVLISLCYILIWVKVWKRTIPTDTKDAQMERLQQKSKVKVVKMLVAVVILFVLSWLPLYVIFARIKLGGDVEIWEDDILLVATPIAQWLGASNSCINPILYAFFNKKYRKGFIAILKSRRCCGRLRYYESVAMSSSASMRKSSYYVNNNNSSTRRPPGQDTSVSYIFNNTGV, from the coding sequence GTTCCTGGCGATTTGGTGGCCGCTCAAGTGCCAGATCACCAAGCGGCGGGCCCGCTTCATGATCTTCGTGATCTGGGTGATCGCCCTCACCACCACGATCCCGTGGGCACTGTTCTTCGACCTGGTCATGGTGTTCAACGACGCCCCCGACGTGCTGCTGTGCGTGGAGGTGTGGCCCGACGCCCTGGACGGCGCGTTGTACTTCCTCATCGCCAACCTGCTGTTCTGCTACATCCTGCCCATGGTGCTCATCTCGCTGTGCTACATCCTCATCTGGGTCAAGGTCTGGAAGCGCACCATCCCCACCGACACCAAGGACGCGCAGATGGAGCGCCTGCAGCAGAAGTCCAAGGTCAAGGTGGTCAAGATGCTGGTGGCCGTCGTGATCCTCTTCGTCCTGTCGTGGCTGCCGCTGTACGTGATCTTCGCCAGGATCAAGCTCGGCGGGGACGTGGAGATCTGGGAGGACGACATCCTGCTGGTGGCCACGCCCATAGCTCAGTGGCTGGGTGCCTCCAACTCCTGCATCAACCCCATCCTGTACGCTTTCTTCAACAAGAAGTACAGAAAGGGCTTCATCGCCATCCTGAAGAGCAGGCGCTGTTGCGGACGTCTCAGGTACTACGAATCGGTTGCCATGTCCTCCTCTGCAAGCATGCGCAAGTCGTCCTACTACGTCAACAATAACAACTCTTCTACCAGGCGTCCTCCGGGCCAGGACACTTCCGTCTCCTACATCTTCAACAACACGGGGGTCTAG